The following coding sequences are from one Streptomyces sp. NBC_00536 window:
- a CDS encoding sugar ABC transporter permease: MTTSSAVTSGAVKEAKAVRPRGQRGPLASVALHATLVVAAVVAVFPVLWILLTSLKPPQQAVSTDFIKDPTLDNYRYLVDHTSFFTWFGNSVLVAGITTVLGVFIAATTGYAVSRFRFPGMKPLMWTLLITQMFPMAILIVPLYNLMGELGLLNQPLGLIITYLTIAVPFCAWMMKGFFDTIPIEIDESGRVDGLNPFGTFWRLILPLARPGLAVTAFYSFITAWGEVAYASAFLVGDDNLTLAGGLQTFVTQYTANWGPMTAASVLIAIPAAIFFVFAQRHLVAGMTAGATKG, encoded by the coding sequence GTGACCACCTCCAGTGCCGTCACATCCGGCGCCGTCAAAGAGGCCAAGGCGGTGCGGCCGCGCGGGCAGCGCGGACCGCTCGCCTCCGTCGCCCTGCACGCCACCCTCGTCGTCGCGGCCGTCGTCGCGGTCTTCCCGGTGCTGTGGATCCTGCTGACCTCGCTCAAGCCGCCGCAGCAGGCGGTCAGTACCGACTTCATCAAGGACCCCACCCTCGACAACTACCGCTACCTGGTGGACCACACGTCCTTCTTCACCTGGTTCGGCAACTCGGTGCTGGTCGCGGGCATCACCACGGTCCTCGGCGTGTTCATCGCCGCGACCACCGGGTACGCGGTCAGCCGGTTCCGCTTCCCCGGCATGAAGCCGCTGATGTGGACCCTGCTCATCACCCAGATGTTCCCGATGGCCATCCTCATCGTCCCGCTCTACAACCTGATGGGAGAGCTGGGGCTGCTCAACCAGCCGCTCGGCCTGATCATCACGTACCTCACCATCGCGGTGCCGTTCTGCGCCTGGATGATGAAGGGCTTCTTCGACACCATCCCGATCGAGATCGACGAATCGGGCCGGGTCGACGGGCTCAACCCCTTCGGGACCTTCTGGCGGCTGATCCTCCCGCTGGCCCGGCCGGGCCTCGCGGTCACCGCCTTCTACTCGTTCATCACCGCCTGGGGCGAGGTCGCGTACGCCTCCGCCTTCCTGGTCGGCGACGACAACCTCACGCTGGCCGGAGGTCTCCAGACCTTCGTCACCCAGTACACCGCCAACTGGGGTCCGATGACGGCGGCTTCCGTCCTCATCGCGATCCCCGCGGCGATCTTCTTCGTCTTCGCCCAGCGCCACCTCGTCGCCGGCATGACCGCGGGCGCGACCAAGGGCTGA